GCCGATCATCGGCAACCTCGACCTCGTGGGCGCGCTCCCGCACCGCTCCATCCACGAGTTGTCCAGGAAGTACGGCCCGCTGATGCAGCTCCGGTTCGGGTCGTTCCCCGTGGTGGTCGGCTCGTCGGTGGACATGGCCAAGTTCTTCCTCAAGACCCACGACGTGGTGTTCACGGACCGGCCAAAGACGGCCGCCGGCAAGTACACCACCTACAACTACCGCGACATCACATGGTCCCCCTACGGCGCGTACTGGCGGCAGGCGCGCAAGATGTGCCTCACCGAGCTCTTCAGCGCCAAGCGGCTCGAGTCGTACGAGTACATCCGCGCCGACGAGGTGCGCGCGCTGCTGCGCGACCTGCACGCGGCGTCCAGCTCCGGCCGCGCAGTCATGCTCAAGGACTACCTGTCCACGGTGAGCCTGAACGTGATCACGCGCATGGTGCTCGGCAAGAAGTACCTGGATAAGGAGGAGGCGGCCGCCGCCGGCGGGTCAGTGACCACCCCCGAGGAGTTCAAGTGGATGCTCGACGAGCTGTTCCTGCTCAACGGCGTGCTCAACATCGGCGACTCCATCCCGTGGCTCGACTGGATGGACTTGCAGGGGTACATCAAGCGGATGAAGAAGCTCAGCAAGATGTTCGATCGGTTCCTGGAGCACGTCGTCGAGGAGCACAACCAGCGGCGGCTTCGCGAGGGGAAAGGCTTTGTCGCCAAGGACATGGTCGACGTGCTTCTGCAGATTGCCGACGACCCTACCCTTGAGGTCGAGCTCGACCGGGAAAGCGTCAAAGCTTTTACTCAGGTGAGTCTAGAAGTAGAATCTTCCCAGCTGCTGCCTGCTGTAGGATTCCGTTGCTCAGAGCTGATCAGATGTTGTCGGATTCTGCGTCTACTAGACAACTACTCTGAACTGCTAACATCATGTTGCTCTTATACTTTTGTGCAAGTACAACTACTCTGAACTGTAAACATCATGCTGCCAAGAACCAATTAACGAACTAGTCAAACAACTTTTATAATCAattgaaaataaaaaaaaaacaagTGTTTTGATTAATCCACCTGCTACCGGATCGGGTTTTGTTCCCCAAAAGACAACGATATAGATGCCAATGCAACAGAAATGCTGTAGGCAATTTTTTGAGTCAGATCCTAGCTACTTTGATGAACTCACATTTTGTTTTGTCCTCGTGTACTCATCTTGTGTTCATGACCAGTGCAACTGTGCAAGAATCTCACTTGACCAACCCTCTCGAATGGCACGGCACGTGCAGGACCTCATCGCCGGTGGCACCGAGAGCTCGGCGGTCACAGTGGAGTGGGCCATCTCGGAGCTCCTCAAGAAGCCGGAGGTCATCGCCAAGGCCACGGAGGAGCTGGACCGCGTCATCGGCCGCGGCCGCTGGGTGACAGAGAAGGACATGCCCAGCCTCCCCTACGTCGACGCCATCGTCAAGGAGACCATGCGACTGCACCCGGTGGCACCGCTGCTGGTGCCCCGCCTCGCGCGCGAGGACACGACCGTGGCCGGCTACGACATCCCCGCCGGCACGCGCGTGCTCGTCAGCGTGTGGTCCATCGGCCGCGACCCCGCGCTGTGGGACGCGCCGGAAGAATTCATGCCCGAGCGATTCCTCGGCAGCAAGCTGGACGTGAAGGGGCAGGACTACGAGCTGCTGCCGTTCGGGTCCGGCCGCCGGATGTGCCCCGGGTACAGCCTCGGCCTCAAGGTCATCCAGGTGAGCCTAGCTAACCTGCTGCACGGCTTCGCGTGGAGCCTCCCCGACGGCGTGACCAAGGAGGAGTTCAGCATGGAGGAGATCTTCGGCCTGTCCACGCCGCGCAAGTTCCCGCTCGAGGCCGTCGTCGAGCCCAAGCTGCCGGCTCACCTCTACGCCGAGCCTTGATCGATGCGCGCGTGATTCTACAGCATAGTTACCTCTTTTGCGTCGGTTGTTTGTCCAGAGTGCGTACACTTATTGCTCCTGTTGTTGCCGTTACTTTAAACTCCTATTAGCTTGCGTAGTGCCGTCGTGCGCTGCCTTGTGACGGAATAATGGTGTAACCAATTTTATATTTATAATAGTACTTCTACACAACATAGATATATATACTCCTAGTTGTCTCAGATTGAGCATACATTGTATGTTGAAGGTATGCAAGATCAGTACTGATAATAAATGAATGCGACACaaataggatcaatcacagagaagatacggatttaacgtggaaaacccctctaaagtgaaggggaaaaaaccacgggcgccgcccggcaacttctcactattttcgggtaattacagatcgcaggagatttacaatTGAGAGATAGATATCTCCTGCGGCTTACAAagatatttatagaggtgaaaccCTAAAACGATCCGTACCGCGGGGGGCTCCGCCCCTCGCACCCCCCAGGCCAAGCCtcccggcgacgggcctccgcttcgctcgccaacttggccgccttcttcagaatttggatcacaaactcaacaaactCCACCTTAAGACAAATTCCTTGTAGCATCATAATAGCAACCTCCACCTTAGACAAATGCATCATCATCTTGCCGGCGCCAACAACCACTAAGGGCTAATTTATAATACCAACTCTTAGCAACAGAAACATGCTTCGTCATCATATCAGCTGGATTATTATCAGTACTGATCTTGCATACCTTCACCAACCCTTTTTCAATGATATCACGAATGAAGTGATAACGAATATCAATATGTTTGGATTTCTCAGTAATCATCTGATCTTTGGTGAGATGAATGGCACTCTGGCTATCGCAATAGATGGTAATGCAAGACTTAATTCCACATAGCTCTGAATATATACCTTTAAACCATAAGGCTTCCTTAGTAACTTCTGCAATTGTCATATACTCAGCTTCTGCGGTAGACAAAGCAACAGTATCCTGTAAACGAGCTTTCCAACTCACAGCACAAtctccaatagtaaagacataacctgaAAGAGATCTCCTCCTGTCTAAATCACCACCATAATCTGAATCAACATAGCTAATCAGACCATCTCCAGATTTACCAAAACATAAACAAGCCtcccggcgacgggcctccgcttcgctcgccaacttggccgccttcttcagaatttggatcacaaactcaacaccAAATACAAGCCCCTAAAAAAGATCGTAATCGAGTATAACTTCATCCTATATTTGCTAGTGATACCCTGTCTTTTGTCATATCTCTTTCATCCATcagttagatatttagtttctatgcgCTCGAGAAACCATGTCTTTCATATTAGAGCTTTAGGCATTTTCAGTAGCAGTTTAATCCAGAAAAATGATAACAACAGGTTGGTGATATCAGAAAGGTGCACATGTGATCTACGCATGATGAACATATAGAAATAGTGAACAATGTGGCCTTGATCCAAAATCTTATTGTATAGAGAGCATACCCAGTGGTAGACATAGTGCATAATCGGTGTAATCGTCCTACTCAATACAATATAGATATGTAGTTGTATcgatcaccaccaaaccatctgcAAGAAAGAAGAGGACACGAAGGCTCGAAGCGTCGGCCAACACTAGAAAAGAGACAAGGAAGCCATCCTTCACCTGAGCAGATTAACTCTTACACGGTAGTCCCTTTGGAGGTCTACTCCTACGGGCACCTAAGAACCGAAATGGATTACTTTTGATAATTTTAGGTGTCGGTTCTATGAGGTTTTTTAATACACTAAAGCTAATAGTTAATTGGCTAAAAAATGAcagtgaaattagctagctaacaaatagttaAATTATTAGCTAAGGTGTTTGCATGTCTCCAGCTAATTTTAGTCACTAACTATTAGCTTTAGTGTTATTAAACACCCTCTATAAAAAAGAACATAGGATTAGTGATCCGCTACCACCATGGCTCCCGCGATTCTTATTGCGATATCAGGGCTATTTGGTAGAGCTTCTACTTGTATAGATTCTCTCTATAGAAGCTAATTCTCTGAATAGAAATACTTCTCTATGTTTTTTGGATAAATCCTATGGCCACAGTAGCAGGCCGTTCGACAAACCATGGCACAACATGTCTTTAGTCGTACAGATAAGCCCATCTAGATTTTTAGCCTACACCACTCTCACTGGATCATTTGCCTCAATACCTAGGGCGTGTTTGGGACAATGACCCAGCAGTCCAGCTGCGCTCCAGGGCTGCAACTGGGCTTGTTTGTGTGCCTGGCCCACTTACGAGCACAACCGTGTGTGTGCAAAAGCGACGGCTCCGCCTGACTCCCTAGAAACGACGCTAGGGTTCGTTTTTTCGGGGCTCGGTTGCTCGCGGCATGCTCGCGATGCAAGGCATGCAAATTTTGCGCGGCGGCAGGTGACTGAGGGGTGGCAAACAACATCTCGTCTTGGCCGGGCTCATTTCGTACATGGACGCAAACACAGTGAGTTGCAGTCGTAGAAGCAGGACAACCTAATCCTGTTGGGCGGGCCGAGCCGATCAGGTACAGAATTACAAACACGCCCCTAGTGTTCCTTCGGTCACATAGCCCTCCAATCCCAAAAATATCCCTTGCACAGCCAAGATTTTGGAAGTCCAGAAACAATAACCAAACGACGAGTCGACCACATGGAGGCGCACATTGATGTCTCGCACAGTAGACCGTAGACGGCACGGTGAGTCGGTGTGATATAAAGCTGTCAACTAGCACTCGTCGTCTATTCGTATAGCGAAGTATAGTTATACGTGTGCCGCCAGATGATACTCAGTACTAATGCTGTGAATTGGGCCAGCTGGCCCGCCTTGAGCCTATCGTGCTTTGGGTCAAACAGGCTCGGACCAAGAAGGTATGAAAAACTTTTAGACCGTACCGTGCTAGACTAAAGGTAGAAACAATGGCTTAGCCCGCCCTAAAGCATGTTGTGCCTTCGTTGGATCGTGCCATATATTTGAACAACATAAAATTCAAATATTATAACCATATAAAGTACATACCTTACTAAACTAGAGATATTAAATAATGCGAGCATCGTTTGACATTATAAAAGTCCAAATATTACAAACAGATAAAGTCTCTATAGCTTAAAATTCAATAATATGGGTTTTATTGGGTCGTGCACTCGTGCCGGCCTAAACCCGGGCCACGCATGCAGGCTGTGGCGAGGGCCCGATAGGCTGGAATTTGAGAATCGGCCCAAACCCACCTTCTGATCGTGTTAGTCTGGTTTATATTTTTTTTCGTGTTGGACCATGATTTAAGTTCCTGTTTTAAAACTATACTCGTGCTCACTAAAAAAAACCCGAACATATTTTCAGCACTAACCGGTGGAAACCCCCGGCTCCTGCGACGCGTGCATCCCTGCGCTTGATCCGCCGATCCGTGCCGACGAGGATTCACGTGCCACGACGTGCGGCAGCAGCCAGCAGCTAGCTAGGGTCGGCCAGAGCAGCAGGCGCtctcctgcagttctgctgccgccACTCCAAAAGCAGGCAAAGGCGAACTGGCGAAAGCTTACTAGCATGTCCCATCGCACGCCCGGCCAAACCTCGTATGCACGTCTCGGGGGAGGTCCAGCGGATCGAGCGTGACGCGTGATGCAGTTGCTTTGGTGAAGCATAGCTCCGAGGGCCCTCTTCCTTGCCgtattttttttttttgcattttagcccttTTTAGGTTTTATTTTCACAAATACGCTCTTttcagtttcatttcaaaaaatagaCCCTCAGCTCGGCGCCATCActattggcgccgagctacgtGTCGGCGCCAATTATTTTGGCGTGTACATATAAGAGTCGACGTCTACGTGGATTTGACGTGGCAGTACCTCGGGGCCGTGGATCTCGGCGCCAACCTCCGTGTATATAAATATCTCACTTCGGTCGtcggtttttttttatttttgaatGATAGCAGTCATTTTATCAATGATTCTTTTTCATACTTAGTTTATTTGGTTTATGAATTTGTGTTCTGTTGTTGTGACTTAAATTGTAACTTCGATAGTTGATGATCTTATACCTGTTAAAATTTATAACTTAGCATTTGATAGGCAGCCACGGAGACATCTCCTTCAAAGTGGTTGGAGTGTTTTTGTGAGCGTCTTGTACAAGGCATGCAGTGAACACTGGTAGTATGTTCGCTGTCTATTACAAGACAAGGATTGCAAGGAATTATGAGTTTAGTTAAACTATTTTCTGTTTCTGTGTTAACTTTTAGTTGCAGGGCTATTGCAGTCTGTTACTTAATTGGTGCATGATTCCCTTGTATATTATAAAAGGAAGTTTTGGGATCAATGGATAATGAATTGCACATTTGAGCTGAGTTATTTACACATCCTTGCAGGACTAGTCTAGCTTAATTTGTGGTCTAGTGAGATAGACACCAAATAAACTAAGTATGAAGAAGAATCATTGATAAAATGACTGCTATCATCAAAAATCAAAAAACCGACGGCCAGAGTGGGATATGTATATACACGGAGGTCGGCGCCGACCTCGGCGCCGAGATTAATGGCGCCGACCTCGGCGCCGAGATCCATGGCGCCGACCTCGGCGTCGAGATCCACGGCGCCGAGGTACTGACACGTCAGATCCACGTAGACGTCGACTCTTACATGTACACGCCAAACTAATTGGCGCCAACACGTTGTAGCTTGGCGCCAATAGTGATGGCGCCGAGCTGAGGGtctattttttgaaatgaaactaaaAAAGACGTATTTGTGAAACCAAAAAAGGACTAAAATGTAAAAAAGACGGTCTTCCTTGCTAGGCCCTGATAATATGGAGTATCTTTGGTGAAAATTCTTTTTTGCAAGCAAGCTTTTCAGTGTTGTCGTCCGTCGCTCGATCGACCGCACCTTTCAGTGATGCATGCGCGATGGAATATCATCTCTAGATCTAACAGCGACGAACGGGTTTTCTGAGTTCTGACGATGGTGCAGTTTAATTTTGGAGGGGCCATTGCAGGGATGTCAGCGAGGAGGTCGACCTCAAGTTCCTGGGCAAGGGCAAACATCGTTTCAGATTAAAGTCAGCTGTTTAGACTGCTGCAGCTGTAATTTATAAAGACAAAATAATATAAAACTAATAGAAGTCAGTATGGATTAAAGTCGAGTACGGATTAAAGTCACGGATTCTTCTTGTATTTTTTGGGTATTAAATAGGGTTGTACATACCCTAATGATTAAGATAATTGCTCATTTAATGAAACTATAAGGAAGTTTTTGCCTTCAGAGTCCTAGCCAGTTCAACATCTTTCCGAAAAGGATGGTGCATTCTAGATGATCTGGCAAGCGTTGCTTATGAAGATGCTGGGAACAAAATTTTGTATGTATTCTTTTTACCCTCAAAACCTGAGAAAGGAAAAAAAAAAGGAAGGCATGTGTGTTTTTTTGTCTTCGCTGATTGATTCAGCTAAATATGTTTTTATTGACAGTTTGTCATGCTTTACCAGTTACACAGAATACATATGCGAATATTGTGTAGGTGCAGAAACGACCTACACTTGGACATTTACAAAGTAATTAGTATAAACTGAAAGACTGAATGTTGAGTAGAGACTGTTGGAGTTGCTACTTGACTGTTGAGTTGGCATTGTTCATTGGTACAGATCATTGTTACCTAAGGGAGGCaatgttacatttggacggccAAAATTTAATCCGTAAGGAAGTAAGATGGTTCCCTTGACCTATATGGTCTAGAACAACAGGGATTGGTAGAGTTGCCTTCAGAGTGATAAATATTACCATTTTGTATGAGTAGTAGTAATAACATTGTGGGCAATGCCAAAAGCAATGAGGTGTCGAGGATTCTGCATTTGGTTACATTTATGTCATCTCCTTGCACAAATCATTATTATTTATATGAGGACTTGGATTTTCACATAAAAATTTAAAATAGAACCTAGGCAATAGTTAAATGATTTAGATTTTGGAAACACAAATTGTAGAACTATAGAAGACCCCTCTTAGGGCATGTTCGGTTACACCAATACAGAGGGGGATTGGAGGGATTTAAATCCCTTTCTAGTCATTTTTGACTAGGAGAGGATTTAATTCCCTCCAATCCCCCTCTGAATTggtgtaaccgaacaagcccttaagagACAATGTGGCAATATGACAGCATGTGGAAGGACAGAACCTTTTGTTAAGGCAAAGTTGACTATCCTAGTTACATGTTGGGAATGTACTTGATTGGGCCTATGGGGTGTATATATTGTGTACGCTAaatgacgaagggcattaatgtacATGCGTTGAAACAATAGTGCATAAATCATTTAAGATATGCCTAAGATTTGTAAGTGGGAAGGAAAATGAATACAGTTTGTAAAAATGACAATAATACATTCATGTGTCAGAAAGGGAAGAGAAATATAGCGGTGCTTAATACAGAAGCGATTGAAGTAAGCATGTCATCTCAAAGTACATTTATGTTTTTGTATGTGTGTTGCATTTGTGAGAGAAGTTTTAGAAAGTACAGTTATAGTGTAAAACTGCACGAAGAAGAAAGCTTAGCTGCAGAAGGAAATTTGGAACACTTACTTGTTTTTGTACTAACAATCGTTCTTCAAAGTATTTAGGCTGGCAACTGTAAGGACGCTGGAGCAGCCCATGGCAAGGATCTCGAACGATCGAAGACTAGGTACAGCAGTGGCAGGCCCGTGACACTGCTTCGACCTGTAGATTGTACACGAAGAGGCGTATGGGCGGCGGCGAAGGTGAACCAGTCGTCGTCGTCCATCGTCATGCTCCTGCTCTCCCGCATGCTGCTACTCCTCGCGTTCCGTCCCCGTGCTCGAACAAAGAGCACGGCGACGACTTAGAAGCAAACAACTGCTGCGTCCCTTGGTGAGAAGGGAGTTGTGAGGACGAGGACAGAGGTAGCGAATGGACGACGGGCGAGGACGTTGTtgaggcgaaggcgaagacgctacccttcgctccaggccttcgtcacCTCACCATCGTCGGAGGCCAGATGACCGGCGCGGCCCAACCTTCGTCCTCCTCATTGCAAGACGAAGACCTACGACAAAGTCTCTCTATCCCACGTCCCCACCCGACTACgggattcggcccactgtaacaggcctcgcacggagaagcgtgttacggACCTGATTTGTAATAGtttttctgtaatgacggtctgtaaccctcccttatgggaatattctggggatagtccaggtgcccgagggcataaacgtccttacattgggacgttggacactcgggcacctataaatacccccgtacagtgcccttaagaggccggattaacagagcaattgccatctcgagttaaaccttacttgcactctttccactcccccgttggatcaacttgcccaggagagcaagttccaacatttggcgcccaccgttcgtgctacgaacaaaccacccgtgatggcacccaagagagctagttcgaaggcagcccATCCGTCGACAAAgcagctgatagtcgcctagaggggggggggggtgaatagggcgaaactgaaatttacaaaaataatcacaactacaagccggggttagcgttagcaataataaatgagtccgcaagagagggcgcaaaacaaatcgcaagcaaataaggagagtaacacgtggatttgttttaccgaggttcggttcttgcaaacctactccccgttgaggaggccacaaaggccgggtctctttcaacccttccctctctcaaacggtccctcggaccgagtgagctttccttcttctcaatca
This portion of the Zea mays cultivar B73 chromosome 2, Zm-B73-REFERENCE-NAM-5.0, whole genome shotgun sequence genome encodes:
- the LOC100281181 gene encoding flavonoid 3-monooxygenase, encoding MELPPWASFLGIVLATVMLLKALTGRRSRRMYNLPPGPKPWPIIGNLDLVGALPHRSIHELSRKYGPLMQLRFGSFPVVVGSSVDMAKFFLKTHDVVFTDRPKTAAGKYTTYNYRDITWSPYGAYWRQARKMCLTELFSAKRLESYEYIRADEVRALLRDLHAASSSGRAVMLKDYLSTVSLNVITRMVLGKKYLDKEEAAAAGGSVTTPEEFKWMLDELFLLNGVLNIGDSIPWLDWMDLQGYIKRMKKLSKMFDRFLEHVVEEHNQRRLREGKGFVAKDMVDVLLQIADDPTLEVELDRESVKAFTQDLIAGGTESSAVTVEWAISELLKKPEVIAKATEELDRVIGRGRWVTEKDMPSLPYVDAIVKETMRLHPVAPLLVPRLAREDTTVAGYDIPAGTRVLVSVWSIGRDPALWDAPEEFMPERFLGSKLDVKGQDYELLPFGSGRRMCPGYSLGLKVIQVSLANLLHGFAWSLPDGVTKEEFSMEEIFGLSTPRKFPLEAVVEPKLPAHLYAEP